The sequence below is a genomic window from Aspergillus nidulans FGSC A4 chromosome V.
AGAGCCCAATTCTGAATTTTTGGGTCCTTATATACTAGGATAAATTGTTAATAAGTACCTCCCAAATATTTACGAAACACTTACCTGCAAGTAAGTCACATAACTGATCATAATCCTCCTCTGATTTACAATCAACCAGACTTGCCATGCGACTCCACACGCCTGTTCCTTTATTGTCATTACCAACAATCTCAGTAATAGTCCGGAAAAAATGGACCCGGCAGAAAATAATGATGCTCTGTAGTTGCCATAATAGGGAACGATGGTAGGGATCAATCTCTTTAAGATATCGAGCCAGGCCTAGCTAGTTGTTAACTACTTATCAAGTAATTCCCAAGTGGCTGATTAATGATTGACCTACCAGCATATTATTTCGTGTCCATGTCAACAATAATTCCAGATATTCTATTTCCATGGATAGAATTAAATTCCACAGGTTGACCTGTTACTTTCTCAACAAGAGTAAATACTCTTTTGAATAAAAGATAGTAGCCTGTTGTAGTTTCTTGGTTCGTAAACACACACATTAAGGTGATAACTAGAGTAGTTTGTAAGTGGCTTCCAAGTAGTTGTTAACTGGCTATGGAATACCTACTTTTCCCGTGCTCATGTAGGTAGGTTGCAAAAACTACCTCATTCATGTTTTTTTGTCTTATCCTTTTGTAGGACATATCAACTTCAAATAAGGTTAACTTGTTTAGAAGCATGATCTGCTCCTTATagatatataatattataatgCCATTAGGATCACGGTATTTCTTCTAGATATATTGCTAGATATTGTTATAAAGCAGCTCCCAACTAGTTATAAAATATTTATAATCTTACCTTCAAGGTAGGGTTTATGTTAGATATGTATACCACACTATTGAAATCCTGGCCTTCAGGATATGTAAGTAAATATTATTTCTGTATAATGGCAGATATTCTGTCAATATTAGAAAGGGAGGCATGTATTTCAGCTGGTGTAGAAGCATTATACTGTTGACAAAAAGCCTCTGACTCAGGACTTCGTAGGAATTTTGCTATTGAGTAGTTGGTAACTAGTTATCGAACAGTAATCAAATAGTATTAGACAACTTACCAAGGGTTAGGCTTGGATTCCGCATATTTCTAATTATTGATTCAATCCCTTTCAAAATCTACTCCGGTGGCTTGTGTGGTGGTGGTagaggatgttgatgaattCCATGTAAAGTAAAGAGGATATAGAGAGTTTCCTGAATATTAACTGGTACCAATGCAGTAAAGATTACACTGCATTTTATATGTTCCAGCTTGCCGGGGCCTTGAACATGGTCAAAGTCTAGAAGTAGTTTAGAATTGGTTTGCCGAATGTTGCCAAGCAGTTTTAAAGTAGTTGGGAACCACTTACCACAGAATTTGCGCCGTGTTGTTAGTGGTTCAATAACAGCACACTCCTCCTGCGACGGGAGAATGGACTTATTAAATAACCACTCTAAGAATTCAAgatcaattgatgtatgGCCTTTCAGAGAGCTGTGATAATATTTCTGTAGAGGACCTGGTACACTATTTATGCAGCTAATATATAGATAGTGCTTATTATTGATGTCCTTTTAGTAAGTTAGTAGGTA
It includes:
- a CDS encoding uncharacterized protein (transcript_id=CADANIAT00002995), with the protein product MRNPSLTLGQDFNSVVYISNINPTLKFLQPTYMSTGKACGVAWQVWLIVNQRRIMISYVTYLQDSIIFLSLIEAVQNSAKLDKQDII